The following proteins come from a genomic window of Lolium rigidum isolate FL_2022 chromosome 5, APGP_CSIRO_Lrig_0.1, whole genome shotgun sequence:
- the LOC124655912 gene encoding elongation factor 2-like, whose amino-acid sequence MVDFTAAELREMMDRKSNIRNISVIGHQGHGKSMLTNSLVAAAGTMTQEGAVKLDPDISIRSTGFSLLYEMDSHSLERYKGDRNGNRYLINVVDSPGHADFSAEATAALRITDGTLLVVDSSEGICVQTETVLRQAISERVRPVLCLNMMDKLFTGIQDGAVKLEFTGEQVYKILSNVIENSNAIITACQSRGRVNPENGTVAFSSGLHGWAFTLTGFARKYSSICGLDESKFAKKLWGDCFYDSGLNKWFDNHNGSNSCDRGFVKFCYNPIKKIMNAYMQEDKSELWDLCGQLGVSLSDEQKTLVGDDLLKCIMQSWLPASTGLFEMMIWHLPSPLKAQQYRVENLYGGPVNDPYAEAIRRCDPEGPLMLYVSKMIPTSDAGGFFAFGRIFSGRIATGKKVRIMGPSYVPGKKNNFHEKHVQRTVVWMGKNQHGIDDVPCGTTIGLIGLSECITKSATVTDKMEVQAWPIRGMKLSIPHILSVQVKCKVPASTGLLLDGLKRLTKCDLAVLYSTEGGSSGFTVAGVGEFHLEVCLNDLKGIMKGVEFVVSNPIVSYRETVLEKSGTPVETFSRNKFNSISMVARPLPDKLVDAIEDGLLSPYTDDAVRSQMLRKCGLDENRIWCYGPKAIGPNMVVDTCKTQCTESLKKSVVAVFQLASKEGALAKENMRGICFEVHEVKIDTKDPLRSKAAQLENMFQKAFLDSQLAANPRLLEPVYILTIQCPESALHAVNGILNQRGAYQCEHFAVEETFLFNLRAYVSVCDSFGLANAIRVATSGQAKLQFVYGYWDDMSCSPMQKSTPAGKRVVEIRERKKMEKPSFQK is encoded by the exons ATGGTCGATTTCACAGCAGCAGAGCTCCGAGAAATGATGGACAGGAAGAGTAACATACGTAACATCTCTGTTATTGGTCATCAGGGCCATG GCAAGTCTATGCTTACAAATTCTCTTGTGGCAGCTGCTGGGACTATGACACAGGAAGGTGCTGTTAAACTAGACCCTGATATTTCTATCAGATCCACTGGGTTCTCACTTTTGTACGAGATGGACAGTCATTCGCTGGAGAGATACAAAGGTGATAGGAATGGGAATAGATACCTGATCAACGTTGTTGATTCACCTGGGCATGCTGATTTCTCTGCGGAAGCCACAGCTGCTCTTCGTATTACTGATGGCACTCTTCTGGTAGTTGATTCGTCTGAGggtatttgtgtccaaactgaaactgtgCTCCGGCAAGCCATTAGTGAGAGGGTTAGGCCTGTTCTTTGTCTGAACATGATGGACAAGCTATTCACTGGGATTCAAGATGGAGCTGTGAAACTTGAATTTACTGGTGAACAAGTCTATAAGATTCTGTCCAATGTTATTGAGAATTCAAATGCCATTATAACAGCATGTCAATCTAGAGGCCGAGTCAACCCTGAGAATGGAACGGTAGCCTTTTCCTCTGGTTTGCATGGATGGGCATTTACTCTCACTGGCTTTGCTAGGAAGTATTCCTCGATATGTGGACTAGATGAGTCTAAGTTTGCGAAGAAACTCTGGGGCGATTGTTTTTACGACTCTGGCCTAAATAAATGGTTCGACAACCACAATGGCTCCAATTCATGTGATAGAGGCTTTGTTAAATTTTGCTATAATCCAATCAAAAAAATCATGAATGCCTACATGCAGGAGGACAAGAGTGAACTGTGGGATCTGTGCGGGCAGCTTGGTGTAAGCTTGAGTGATGAACAGAAGACACTAGTGGGCGATGATCTTCTCAAGTGTATCATGCAATCCTGGCTGCCAGCCAGTACTGGACTTTTTGAGATGATGATATGGCACCTTCCGTCTCCTTTAAAAGCACAGCAGTATCGTGTTGAGAACCTGTATGGGGGACCAGTTAATGACCCATATGCAGAAGCTATTAGAAGGTGTGATCCGGAAGGTCCTCTTATGCTTTATGTTTCCAAGATGATTCCAACATCTGATGCAGGCGGATTCTTCGCGTTTGGTCGGATCTTTTCAGGTCGAATTGCAACTGGAAAGAAGGTACGGATCATGGGGCCTTCCTATGTTCCTGGCAAGAAAAATAACTTCCATGAGAAACATGTTCAGCGTACTGTTGTATGGATGGGAAAGAATCAACACGGAATTGATGATGTTCCTTGTGGTACCACTATTGGATTAATTGGTCTTAGTGAGTGCATAACGAAAAGTGCAACAGTGACAGACAAGATGGAGGTTCAAGCATGGCCTATCAGAGGAATGAAGTTATCTATACCTCACATTCTGTCTGTTCAAGTTAAGTGCAAGGTTCCCGCAAGTACTGGCCTACTCCTTGATGGTTTGAAGCGTTTGACAAAGTGCGACCTTGCTGTTCTATATAGCACTGAAGGTGGTTCAAGTGGCTTCACGGTTGCTGGAGTAGGGGAGTTCCATCTTGAAGTTTGCTTGAATGATCTTAAAGGAATAATGAAAGGCGTGGAATTTGTTGTATCCAATCCCATAGTTTCTTACCGTGAAACTGTTCTTGAGAAGTCTGGCACCCCTGTGGAGACGTTCTCCCGGAACAAATTCAACAGCATTTCCATGGTTGCTCGCCCCTTGCCTGATAAGTTGGTTGATGCCATTGAGGATGGTCTGTTGAGTCCGTATACTGATGATGCGGTGCGCTCTCAAATGCTCAGAAAGTGTGGTTTGGACGAGAATCGGATATGGTGTTATGGACCTAAGGCCATCGGCCCAAACATGGTTGTTGATACGTGCAAGACACAGTGTACGGAATCACTGAAAAAATCAGTCGTGGCTGTCTTCCAGTTGGCATCAAAAGAAGGTGCCCTGGCAAAAGAAAACATGCGTGGAATTTGCTTTGAGGTGCATGAGGTTAAAATTGACACCAAGGATCCTTTGAGGTCCAAAGCTGCGCAACTTGAAAACATGTTTCAGAAAGCCTTTTTGGACTCTCAACTCGCTGCGAACCCAAGGCTTCTGGAGCCTGTTTATATTCTGACGATCCAGTGCCCAGAGAGTGCCCTCCACGCTGTCAATGGCATTCTAAACCAGAGGGGAGCGTACCAGTGTGAGCACTTTGCCGTAGAAGAGACGTTCTTGTTCAATCTTAGGGCTTATGTTTCCGTATGCGATTCGTTTGGTCTTGCCAATGCAATCAGAGTTGCAACATCTGGGCAGGCCAAGCTGCAATTCGTATATGGTTACTGGGATGACATGTCTTGCAGCCCTATGCAGAAAAGTACTCCGGCTGGGAAAAGGGTGGTGGAGATCcgggagaggaagaagatggagaaaCCCTCCTTCCAGAAGTAG